In Phyllopteryx taeniolatus isolate TA_2022b chromosome 6, UOR_Ptae_1.2, whole genome shotgun sequence, one genomic interval encodes:
- the fbxo32 gene encoding F-box only protein 32 isoform X3, translating into MNILERVVQKVLDDQQDVRPIKELLQTLYLSLCGLVQDMGKSVLVGNINIWVHRMDNILQWQQQLNNIHINRPTSTGMTLMELPASLQLNIMQRLSDGRDLVCLGQVCPELGGLAEDRLLWKRLCQYHFTDRQIRKRLMVSDKGHLEWKKMYFKLSRCYPRREQYSDTLHFCSHCHILFWKDTNHPCTANNPESCTMALSPQDFINLFKF; encoded by the exons ATGAATATTCTGGAGAGGGTGGTGCAGAAAG TGCTCGACGACCAGCAGGATGTGCGTCCCATCAAAGAGCTGCTACAGACGCTCTATCTCTCGCTGTGCGGTCTGGTTCAGGACATGGGCAAGTCTGTGCTGGTGGGGAATATCAACATATGGGTGCACCGCATGGACAATATCCTGCAATGGCAGCAGCAGCTAAACAACATCCATATCAACAGG CCAACATCAACAGGCATGACGCTGATGGAGCTGCCTGCCAGCCTGCAGCTGAACATCATGCAGCGTCTTTCGGATGGCAGGGACTTGGTGTGCCTGGGCCAAGTTTGTCCAGAATTGGGGGGCCTTGCTGAGGACCGCCTGCTTTGGAAGAGACTCTGCCAGTACCACTTCACAGACAGACAG ATCCGAAAGCGTCTGATGGTCTCAGACAAAGGTCACCTGGAATGGAAGAAGATGTACTTCAAGCTGAGTCGCTGCTATCCTCGCCGAGAGCAGTACAGCGACACTCTGCACTTTTGCTCACACTGTCACATCCTTTTCTGGAAG gaCACAAATCATCCCTGCACTGCTAACAACCCAGAAAGCTGCACCATGGCCCTGTCCCCTCAAGACTTCATCAACCTTTTTAAATTCTGA